In the Neisseria sp. KEM232 genome, AGTTCAACGACATCAAAGCCGAAAAACTCGCCGGCGTAAAAGCCCCGCTGACGATGGCCGCGCCCGAACTTATCCGCGCCCAATTCGGCGCCGACGGCGGCTCGCTCGGCCCCGTGGGCTTTAAAGGTAAGGTTTACGCCGATTTCGCCGTAGAAAAAGGCGCAGACTGGGTCATCGGCGCGAACGACAACGGCTGGCACTACACCGGTTTCAACTTCGGCCGCGACGCCGCCGAGCCCGAGTTTGCCGATTTGCGCAACGTAGTCGAAGGCGACGCAAGCCCCGACGGACAAGGCCGTCTGAAACTCGCGCGCGGCATCGAAGTCGGCCACGTTTTCCAATTGCGCGACAAATACTCCGCCGCCATGAACGCCAGCTTCCTCGACAACAACGGCAAAGCGCAAATCATGGAAATGGGCTGCTACGGCATCGGCATCACCCGCATCGTTGCCGCCGCCATCGAGCAAAACAACGACGAGCGCGGCATCATCTGGACCGACGCCATGGCGCCTTTCCAAGCCGTTATCGTGCCGATGAACTACAAAAAGTCCGACACCGTGCGCCAAGCCGCCGACCGCCTTTACGCCGAATTGCAAGCCGCCGGCGTAGATGTATTGCTGGACGACCGCGACGAGCGCGCCGGTGTGCTGCTCAACGACAGCGAATTGCTCGGCATCCCGCACCGCATCGTCATCGGCGACCGGGGCTTGAAAGAAGGCCAAGTCGAATACGCCCGCCGCACCGACAGCCAAGTGCAGAGCATCGCGCTCGCCGAAGCCGCAGCGAAAGTGGCCGCAGCGGTGAAACAAGCATAAGCAACGAAGCACAAAGGCCGTCTGAAAAGATGTTTTCAGACGGCCTATCACACACCCAAACCCAAAGGAACTCCCTTGCCGCTCACTTCCCCCGCGCTCTGCCGCATCCGCGCCATTACCGCCTTTGCCACCCTGTCGCCCGCGCAAAACACTTGGGCGGACACCCTCGCCGCCGCCAAGCACCAGTGCGACCGTCTGGCCGCCGCCTTCGCGCAGGAAGGCTACACCGTCCAATCCGTGCGCATCGTCGCCAACCCCTTCGGCGAATACCTCGACACCGCCTCGCCCGAGTCCGCCAAACAAGGGCTCGCCTACATCCAGCGCATCCTCGCCGGGCTGAACCAAAACGGCCTGCGCATCCGCTTTGCCATCGGCGAAGCCCGCAGCGCCGAAGAAATCGCCCTGCTGCCCGAGTTAATCCGCGACTACGGCGATTTGAGCAATGCCTGCGTCAACATCGCCGCCGACGAAAACGGCATCCCCGAACACGACCAAATCGAGCGCTGCACCGCCGCCGTGCAAGAAATCGCCCGCATCACCCCGCGCGGCGAAGGCAATTTCAACTTCACCGTCAATTTCAACTGCGCCCCGCTGATCCCCTACTTCCCCGCCGGCTTCCACCGCGGCGCACAGGGCGACTGCATCGTTGTCGGCTTGGAAACGCCCGACCTGCTCGCCGCCGCACTGCGCGCCTTAAACCCGCCTGCCGACCAGTCCGCCTTTCTTCAGGCTGCCTACACCGCCATGCGCCAAGCCCTGCAATACCACGCCGACCGCGTGCAGGAAATCATTGCCGCCACCGCATTGGACGGCGGCTGGCGCTATGCGGGCATGGACACCTCCGCCGCACCGTCGAAAAACTGCACCTCGATGACGGAAATCTACCGTCTGCTGCGCGTGCCGCACTTTGGCGCGGCAGGCAGCATCGAAGCCTCCGCCCTGCTCACCCGCGTGTTCAAAACGCTGGCAAACGTCAACGCCGTCGGCTTCTCGGGGCTGATGCTGGCGGTAACCGAAGACGCGGGTCTCGCCGCCGCCAGCCGCGTGCCTACCTTCGATTTGCGCGCGCTTTTGACGTACAGCAGCGTCTGCGGCATCGGGCTGGACACCGTTCCCATCCCCGGCGACACCCCCGCCGACCGCATCACCGCGCTGATGCGCGACACCGGCACCATGGCCTTCCGCCTGAACAAACCGCTCACCGTGCGCCTGTTCCCCGTACCCGGCCTGAAAGCGGGCGACATTACCGCCTTTGAAAGCGACGATTTGTGCAACTGCGCGGTGCTGGCGGTACAGTAAGCGCGGCAAAGGCAGCCTGCAAGCGTGGTTTGGGGTTTCAGGCTGCCTGAGAACAGCGAAAAACAGCCTGAAAGACTGATTGACACGTAGGTCGAGTATTTATGCCCGACAAACACGGCTGCCATACAAGCGAGCTTGGTGTCGTTGGTGCACTTGTTTGAATAAAAGGCCGTCTGAAAGGTCGATTAAGGTTTTCAGGCTGCCTTTGCCATTCCGCGTAAATCCTAAAAAACAGCCTGAAAGCTGCAACGGCACTTTCAGGCTGCTTTTTAGGCACGCAGGTCGGGAATTTATGTCCGGCAAATTGACAACAAAACAAAAAATATCGGGCATAAATGTCCAACCTTGTATATCGGAACTCCAGTATCATAGCAACAAACCGCCCGGCCGCCACCCGTACCCAACCGAGGCAAAAAACCGTTGCGTAGCTCAGGGAGCGGCCGGACACCCATCGACACAACCGGACAGTTGCCGGACAACACAACCGAATGCAAGGCAGGTTTATGATGAGTACCCAACACAATTACGCAGGCATCGACATTGCCAAACGAAACTTCGTCATCTCCGTTTCGTCTTTGTCTAAAACCAAAACCGAAACCAACAACCCCAAAGGGATCGCCCATACCGTCGAATACCTTAAAAAACACAACGTCGCACTCGTCGTGATGGAAAGCACCGGCGGTCTCGAAGTCCCCGCCGCCAAAGCCATCCACCGTGCAGGCATAGCCGTGATTATCGCCAACCCTCGTCAGACGCATCAGTTTGCCCAATCACAGTCGCTGACCAAAACCGAAGCGGGGTTGAAAAAGGTCGTCTGAACATTTTAAAACATGGATTTTCATGTGCAATACTGTTTTCAGACGACCTTTTCCCTGATAAGAAATTTCCAATAAAGCCTGAATCATCATGCCCATAGATTCCTTTTTCTACCTCTTACTCCTCACCGGATTTTGCGCCGGACTGATGAATGCGGCGGTCGGCGGCGGCGGGCTGCTGCAAGTCCCGGGGCTGTTCAACCTACTGCCCACTTCCACGCCCGTGGCTTCGGTGGTTGGCACCGACAAATTCGCTGCCTGCTTCGGCATGCTGACCGCAACGGGGCAATACCTGCGCAAAATCCCCGTGCCGTGGAAAGTGCTGCTGCCCGCCGCCGCGCTGGCGTTTGCCGCTTCCTATCTGGGCGCGAATGCCGTGGCGTATCTGCCCGTGCACTACATGAAACCGGCGATGTTGGTCATCATGGTGGCCATGTGCCTTTATACTTTTCTGAAAAAAGACTTGGGACAGGCGGTGCGCACCGAAAAACTGACGCGCCGCGAAACCTTATGCGGCTTGCTGTTCGGCACGCTCATCGGTTTTTACGACGGCATCTTCGGGCCGGGCTCAGGCAGCCTGCTGGTCTTCGTGTTCGTCCGTTTTTACGGTTATGATTTCCTGACAGCGAACGCATCCGCCAAAGTCATCAATTCCACCACCTACCTTGCCGCGCTGGCGTTTTTCATCCCGCAAGGCCATGTCGTGTGGGCATGGGCGGTGCCGCTGGCGCTGGCGAATTTATGCGGCAGCGTGGTCGGCGCGCGCTTGGCCATCCACGGCGGAACAAAATTTCTGCGTTACGGATTTATGGTGTTGCTATGCCTGACCATAGGCAAATTTGCTTGGGATTTGATTCGATAGAGATGGGGCGCGCCATAGCAGGATTAGCGTCCTGAAAGCGTTTCAGACGACCTTTGGATGCCAAAGATGCCAAAATGCTCGCCTTCTTCGCACAGATGACGGCACAGAAAGAAGGTTGGCAAACTATGCTCTACCAGCCGCCCACCGAAGCGGAAGAAGTGTTGGGAGCATTGGTTAACCGCCGCAACCAGCTGGTGGATATGCGGACTGCCGAGAAAAACCGTCTGCATCAGGTTCACGAAACGCAAGTCGAAAGCGTCAAACAACTGATTGCCCATTTTGACCGGCTGATTGACGAATTGGACAAACAAATTGACGACCACACCCACACGCATTTTGACGGCAAAGCCCAAGTGGCGGAGCAGATCAAAGGCATCGGTTCGATAACGACGGCTACGCTGATGGCGATGCTGCCCGAATTGGGACGGCTGAACCACAAACGGATAGCGAGTTTGGTCGGTATTGCCCTGCACCCGAGGGAGAGCGGGGAAACCAAATTCAAAAGCCGCTGCTTCGGCGGAAGGTCTGCGGTGCGTAAGGCGCTGTATATGGCCACCGTAGTGGCGATGCGGTTCGAACCGTTTATTCGGGATTTCTATCAGCGCCTGCTGTCCAAGGGTAAGCCGTATAAGGTTGCCGTTACGGCATGTATGCGCAAACTGCTGACGATATTGAATGCCCGGATGCGTGATTATTTTGCCGGGAACGGTATCCGAACGGCTTGATTTGAGTTTTGGTATTTTTGCCCGACGGGGTGAAAAATACAGTTGCTACGCATTTGCCACACTCGGTTTTGCATCATCGGCGTGCTTGTTTCAACAAAAGGCCGTCTGAAAGCGGTTTTTGGGTTTTCAGACGGCCTTTACCATCACAAACAATCAAACCGTTTGCGCCAGCCATTCATCTGCCACGCGCGCCACGGCGCTTTCCGCGTCCGCCAGCGACTGCTGCAAGCGTTCGCCGCCGAACTCGTCGTATTCCGCCGCCACGCTTTGCACATTGCTGATGCCGATGTAGGCGAAGGCGGTGCGCACCGAGGCTTCGACGTGGTTGGCGTAATCGGCCTGGCCGCTGTCGTAGCCGTAGTCGCCGCGCGAAGAGAGCAGCAGCAGGCGTTTGCCGCTGCCTGCGAGCATCGGCCAATAGGGCTTGCCGCTGCGGTTGCGGTCGAAGCCGAAGGTGCGGCCGACGCGTACGATGTTGTCGATATAGGCTTTAAACTGAGCGGGCGGTGCGAAGTTATACATCGGTACGCCGGACACGATGATGTCGGCGGCGATCAGCTCGTCCACCAGCGCGTCGCTTTCGCGCAGTACTTCGTTCATCCACGGTTCGCGCGCTTCGCTCGGGGTAAAGGCGGCGTGTATCCAACGGCCGCTCACCGGCGCAGGCGGGTTTTGCCCGACGTCGCGGTAAACGATGCGGCTGTCGGGGCGCGCCTGGCGCCAGCGTTCGACAAAACGCGCGCTCAGGCGGCGGGTGTGCGAACCGTAGGCGTCCTGCCCGGAAATGCCGCTACGGGCGCTGGAATCAATGTGTAAAATCGTGGTCATTTTTGGCTCTCCGAAACAAAACAGAAGCGCGATTCTGCCGCCCTGCCCTGATTCCGGCAAACGCTGTTTTCTCAGCCGACAGTCGAGATTTTTTCATCCATTATCACTGCGATATGAACCGTATTCCCTTCTCTCTTGGCGCACTGCACGCCTTTGAGGCCGCCGCGCGGCTGGGCAGCTTTAAAGCCGCCGCTGCCGAGCTGGCGCTCAGCCCCACCGCCGTCAGCCACCGCATCCGCACGCTGGAAGCGCAGTTGGGCAAAACGCTGTTCGAGCGGCGTACCCGCGCCGTGGTACTGACTGCCGACGGGCGGCTGCTGGCCGAAGCCGTAAGCGGCAGTTTCGCCGCCATCGCCGAGGCCGCCTCCCGCATCCGTCGTCCCGAACGCAGCCGCGTGATACTGGCGCTGACACCCGAATTTGCCCGCCAATGGCTGGTGCCGCGCCTAGCCGGTTTTCAGGCTGCCTGCCCCGATGTCGAGCTGCATATCCGCGCCGACTACCGCACCGCCGATCTCGCGGCGGGCGAAGCCGATTTGGCGGTGCGCTACGGCGGCAGCGACAGCGCGGGTATCGAAGCCGTGCCGCTGTTTGGCGAAACTTTTGCCGCGGCCGCCGCCCCCGCGCTGTTGTCCAAACTTCCCGCCGAACCGCAAAACTGGCCGCTGCTGCATCTGGACTGGCACAAGCCGCAGGGCGCCGC is a window encoding:
- a CDS encoding DUF711 family protein, whose protein sequence is MPLTSPALCRIRAITAFATLSPAQNTWADTLAAAKHQCDRLAAAFAQEGYTVQSVRIVANPFGEYLDTASPESAKQGLAYIQRILAGLNQNGLRIRFAIGEARSAEEIALLPELIRDYGDLSNACVNIAADENGIPEHDQIERCTAAVQEIARITPRGEGNFNFTVNFNCAPLIPYFPAGFHRGAQGDCIVVGLETPDLLAAALRALNPPADQSAFLQAAYTAMRQALQYHADRVQEIIAATALDGGWRYAGMDTSAAPSKNCTSMTEIYRLLRVPHFGAAGSIEASALLTRVFKTLANVNAVGFSGLMLAVTEDAGLAAASRVPTFDLRALLTYSSVCGIGLDTVPIPGDTPADRITALMRDTGTMAFRLNKPLTVRLFPVPGLKAGDITAFESDDLCNCAVLAVQ
- a CDS encoding sulfite exporter TauE/SafE family protein yields the protein MPIDSFFYLLLLTGFCAGLMNAAVGGGGLLQVPGLFNLLPTSTPVASVVGTDKFAACFGMLTATGQYLRKIPVPWKVLLPAAALAFAASYLGANAVAYLPVHYMKPAMLVIMVAMCLYTFLKKDLGQAVRTEKLTRRETLCGLLFGTLIGFYDGIFGPGSGSLLVFVFVRFYGYDFLTANASAKVINSTTYLAALAFFIPQGHVVWAWAVPLALANLCGSVVGARLAIHGGTKFLRYGFMVLLCLTIGKFAWDLIR
- a CDS encoding FMN-dependent NADH-azoreductase: MTTILHIDSSARSGISGQDAYGSHTRRLSARFVERWRQARPDSRIVYRDVGQNPPAPVSGRWIHAAFTPSEAREPWMNEVLRESDALVDELIAADIIVSGVPMYNFAPPAQFKAYIDNIVRVGRTFGFDRNRSGKPYWPMLAGSGKRLLLLSSRGDYGYDSGQADYANHVEASVRTAFAYIGISNVQSVAAEYDEFGGERLQQSLADAESAVARVADEWLAQTV
- a CDS encoding LysR substrate-binding domain-containing protein encodes the protein MNRIPFSLGALHAFEAAARLGSFKAAAAELALSPTAVSHRIRTLEAQLGKTLFERRTRAVVLTADGRLLAEAVSGSFAAIAEAASRIRRPERSRVILALTPEFARQWLVPRLAGFQAACPDVELHIRADYRTADLAAGEADLAVRYGGSDSAGIEAVPLFGETFAAAAAPALLSKLPAEPQNWPLLHLDWHKPQGAADWTAWAQAAGVPPHAMQGGTRYSDAGHLIQATLAGQGVALLGRSLLAEEFRLGLVHSVSDIVLPGRRYYLCRATGVVLSPAVRVVEGWLLAAGDAHDCGTLLP